The following coding sequences are from one Humulus lupulus chromosome X, drHumLupu1.1, whole genome shotgun sequence window:
- the LOC133806287 gene encoding uncharacterized protein LOC133806287 — translation MQTWKIYTRREDPVSHVNNFEKQTNLQGVKDNVCCRIFPGTLSDISQQWFFKLDPGTITYWDTFVRLFYSQFFPTRIPLAELNELVDIKQGLNEPLKDYVQRFMQEDARSKMVSDEGKLMANKAGIQIKGPIWTDLRRKTIYSTRELLDQADEFIKLEEAIRRADQANQAGTSTTVPTKDNGAPNQNQNQITNSNGNENNNGQKSGKRNNNSNGGNN, via the coding sequence ATGCAAACTTGGAAGATATACACTAGAAGGGAAGATCCTGTCTCACATGTTAACAACTTTGAGAAACAAACGAATCTCCAAGGGGTTAAAGACAATGTTTGTTGTAGGATCTTTCCGGGCACTTTATCCGATATTTCTCAACAATGGTTTTTCAAACTGGATCCAGGAACCATTACATATTGGGATACATTTGTGAGGCTCTTTTACTCACAATTCTTTCCTACTCGTATCCCACTTGCTGAGCTCAATGAACTTGTTGACATTAAGCAAGGACTGAATGAGCCTCTGAAGGACTACGTGCAGAGGTTCATGCAAGAAGATGCCCGATCAAAGATGGTCAGCGATGAGGGAAAATTGATGGCCAACAAGGCTGGAATCCAAATAAAGGGTCCCATATGGACTGACTTAAGGAGGAAAACCATCTACTCAACAAGAGAGCTCTTAGATCAAGCAGACGAGTTCATTAAACTAGAAGAGGCCATCAGAAGAGCAGATCAAGCCAATCAGGCAGGTACCAGTACAACCGTTCCAACCAAAGACAATGGAGCTCCAAACCAGAACCAGAATCAGATAACCAATAGTAATGgtaatgaaaataataatggaCAAAAAAGTGGAAAACGAAATAATAACTCGAACGGTGGCAATAATTAA